One window of the Hippocampus zosterae strain Florida chromosome 8, ASM2543408v3, whole genome shotgun sequence genome contains the following:
- the c8h1orf210 gene encoding type III endosome membrane protein TEMP, producing MDAWANISTLPTSTLVPNDTRKTASHRWEFLVAVLATALSMFILMALLAKCQAVRRYLARYRHTRLRETDTLSQCEQSGLEVGFDMHGECEMNRHHPVSAEDDDGFIEDNYIPTSERVRAERAAENMDDMEDTEEELDESEFIIT from the exons atggaCGCATGGGCAAATATAAGCACACTGCCCACATCTACACTAGTTCCAAATG ACACAAGAAAGACCGCCTCTCACAGGTGGGAGTTCCTGGTAGCCGTGCTGGCCACCGCCCTCTCCATGTTCATTCTAATGGCTCTATTGGCTAAGTGTCAAGCGGTTCGGCGCTACCTGGCAAGGTATCGGCACACTCGGTTGAGGGAGACAGACACACTCAGCCAGTGTGAGCAGTCAG GTCTTGAGGTGGGCTTTGACATGCATGGGGAATGTGAGATGAACCGTCATCATCCTGTGAGTGCTGAAGATGACGATGGCTTCATTGAGGACAACTACATCCCAACAAGTGAAAGAGTGAGAGCTGAAAGAGCAGCAGAGAACATGGATGATATGGAGGACACAGAGGAAGAACTGGATGAAAGTGAATTCATCATTACATAG